The genomic region AGTGAGATAACAAATACTGGTTTGCGGTACGCCTTGGGCTGTTAGAGCTTCGGTGCGCTGCAAGAGAGAAAGAGTCTTTCCAGTACCTGGTCCTGCGAGAGAAATGAGATAGCCAGCAGCATGATTCTCGAAGGCTCGCGTCCGTTCGTCAGCGTTATATATTAGATCGAGATTTGGCATATGAAGGTGCGCCCTAACGCTCCGGCTAACCTGGCGCGCCAATGACCTTACCGCGCAGCGCTGCCGCGCTACTCGCGCTCAGGTTGAGCCGCTTATTATGCAATTTTATTACATTTTAAGCAAAGAAACAAGTAATTTCTGAAGGATTATCTTCTGTTCCGGAATGTTCTGAAAATATAAATCGGCGATCTGAGCAGCACCATACGGGCAAAGCGTGGATCGAAACTCCCCGTCGTATTGACCGTCGAGAGAGGCCTACTTTTCTTTTGCCGGCAATGGGATCCGCTGTTTTGCCGGGTCCGTCTGCGGCCGGTAGAGAATGGCCGTATGGCCGATCATCCCGACCTGTGCGCTTCCGGTTTGGTCAACCAGTTCGCCCGTGAAGGTTTCCTTCTGATTTTTCTCCTTGAAATCGTTGAACTTGATCTTGATCAGTTCATGTCGGGAAAGCTCCTCATCGGCGGCACGAACGGTCCCATCCGTGATCCCCTCCTTTCCGATGAGGACGACAGGCTTCAGGTCGTGGGCAAGACCCCGCAGATACTTCTTTTCAAATCCCTTCAGAGGTTTCATGATCACTCTCCTGTGGCAATGCCTTCGCGAGGGGTTCGGCGGACCGCCTTTCCATCGGCGTGATTCGAGCGAGACGCATCCAGCTTTTTTTATCCCATGAGGGA from bacterium harbors:
- a CDS encoding YhbY family RNA-binding protein; this encodes MKPLKGFEKKYLRGLAHDLKPVVLIGKEGITDGTVRAADEELSRHELIKIKFNDFKEKNQKETFTGELVDQTGSAQVGMIGHTAILYRPQTDPAKQRIPLPAKEK